In Candidatus Eisenbacteria bacterium, the DNA window TGTAAAGTATAGAATCCGTCTCGCCATGGGTAAGTTGCCGGTGACTTCGCCCTTCCCTGAGGTCGAGTGGAAAGAAGCCGGGTGGGATGGTGGAAACCTGCACTACTTCACGAAAAGTACTATGTGCAACATGCTTGCGGACTGCGGGTTTACAGTTCTGAAAGTTACCGGCAGCGGCCTGTTCGCCGGATGGCGTAACTGGTGGCCGTCGCTGCTCACGGGAGACCTGGTGGTGAAGGCACGGAAACATTGAACGGTCATATCATCATGACAGGGTTGTTTGGAGATGCTTAAGATCCTGCAAGTAGTTGCTTATTACGTTCCAGCGTGGGGATACGGAGGTCCGCCCAAAGTTATGTATGGGATGGCGAAAGCCCTGGCAAAAAGAGAACATGAAGTGACGGTCTATACTACCGACGCACATGACGGGACACGTCGTGTCGAGACTAGATTGAGGAATCTGGATTCGATAAAAGTGGTCTACCACAGAAATCTCAGCAACAGTCTGGCATGGAAGAAGAAAAAGTTCATTCCTATGGGCTTTCCATTATCGCTCATGAAGAATATTGAGAACTTTGACTTGGTCCATATTGCCGATACCAGGACGATCCCGAATTTCGTGGCTGGATATTTCGCCCGGAAGACGGCCGTTCCATACGTAATCTCTCCCTTTGGAGGTTTGCTTGGGGGCTACGGAACGAAGCTGAAGATGTTTGCCAAGAAAAAAGTTGATGAGTACTTCACCCGACCGTTGTTTCTTGGAGCTGATAAGGTCCTCGCACAAACTCAACACGAGGAGTCAGTGGCTGTGGAATTCGGAATCAAAAGAGAGAAGGTAGAGCAGCTTCCCCTTGGGATTGATTTGGACGAATTCGCAGACATTGAGTCCAGGAGGAACGAGTTTCGTGAAAGGTTCGGAGTTTCTCCCGAGGAGAAGATTGTTCTTTTCTTGGGCAGAATCCACGAGTACAAGGGACTGCAGCTTCTTGTGAGAGCTTTCGCAACAGTTTCACGCTCAGTAAAAAACGCAAGATTGGTAATTGCAGGAAGAGATGACGGCTACCTGACCGCTATTGAAGATCTGGTGAGAGACCTCGGGCTTGCGAGCAAAACCGTTGTTACCGGGGCGCTCTATGGCGACGAGAGAATAGCCGCGTACGTCGATGCCGATGTTTTTGCAATTACACCCTACCACTACGAAGAGACATCTTTGGCCGCGTTGGAAGCGTGTGCGTGCGGAACGCCGGTGGTTGTCACGGATCAATGCTCTTTCCCTTGGCTGAAAGAATACGAAGGCGGGTATGTTATCAACTACGATGTTCAGGAACTTGCGGATTGTCTGACCAAGGTCTTGAGTGACCAGGAACTGAGGAACCGGATGGGTTCGAACGCCAGGAGAATGATTGAGCAAAAATTTGATTGGACAAGAATCGCTGCCCGTTTGGAGGAAATCTATCTGGAAGTGTTGGGTGAGAACAGAGTGAAATGATATGGACATGAAAAACGCCTACAATAGGAAGAATGTCCTGATCACCGGGGGCCTCGGGTTCATAGGAAGCAATCTGGCAATAGAGCTCGTTAAGCTTGGAGCAAGAGTCACGGTGGTTGATGTTCTGTGGCCTGAGCACGGCGGAAATTTTTTCAACATCGAGCCGGTCAAGAACGACCTTCAGGTAAATGTAAGCGATGTGCGCGACCGGCAAGGGATGGAGCTCCTGGTAAAGGGCAAGGACCACATCTTTCATCTCGCCGGCCAGTGCAGTCATGTCCTGGGACAGTCCGACCCGTATCCCGACATCGAAATAAACATCAAAGGAACAACGAGTCTCATGGAAGCCTGCAAGTCGTTCAAGAGGGATGCACAGATCGTGTACACGAGCACTCGCGGTGTTTACGGAAGCTGCAAAACCCTCCCTGTCAATGAAGAAACGCGGCCGAACCCAAAGGGTCTGTACGAAATATCTAACCTCGCAGCCGAACACATCAATCTCTTCTATGCCAACACGTGCGGGATGCATGTCGTCAACCTGAGACTGTCAAACATCTACGGCGAGCGGTCTCAGATGAAACACAGCAAGTTTGGCGTGGTGAACTGGTTTGTCAGAAAGGCGCTGGACAGCGACAAGATTACCCTTTATGGAGACGGCGAGATACTGAGGGATTTTCTGTACGTGGAAGATTGTGTTGAAGCGATTCTGCTGGCAGGAGCTGATGAACGTAGTTTTGGAAACGTGTTCAATGTGGGCAGCGGCACGCCGCACAGCTTCAAGGAGCTGGCGGCCGAGATAGTGGAAGGCTCCGGGAGCGGGTCGATCGAGTTCGCGGCTTTTCCCGAGGACAGGCTGAAACAGGAACCCGGCGATTTTTATCCGGACATCTCAAAGGCACGGAACATTCTGGGCTGGCAGCCAAAAACCGGGCTGAAAGAGGGACTCAGGAGGACGATTGAGTACTACAAGCAGCACAAGAAATACTACTGGTGAAATGATGGTGCCCTTTCTTGACCTTGCGAGACAATACGACGCTATCAAAGAAGAAATAGACCAATCCATAAAGCGAGTGCTCGACAGCGGCTGGTTTGTTCTGGGCGAAGAGGTCCTGGGCCTCGAACGCGAGTTTGCAGAATACTGCGGGGCGAAGTATGCAGTTGGAGTCGGGTCCGGAACAGAAGCCCTGCATCTGGCGCTGCTTGCCTGCGGAGTGGAGTTTGACGATGAGGTGATCACAGTCGCTAATACGGCTGTTCCGACGATCAGCGCCATATCGTTTGCGAACGCGGCCCCGGTTCTTGTGGACGTGAGAGCGGATACGCTCCTCATGGATGCCTCCTTGATTGAAGAAAAGATTACCGACAGGACGAAAGTAATTCTGCCCGTTCATCTCTACGGGCAGTCAGCGGACATGGATGCGATATTGAGAATTGCAGGCAAGCACGGTCTCAAGGTGATTGAGGATGCATGCCAGGCGCATGGAAGTTTGTATCGTGACAGGAAAGCAGGGACGATGGGAAACCTGGGCTGTTTCAGTTTCTATCCCAGCAAGAATCTTGGATGCTATGGCGACGGCGGAATGGTCGTTACGGATAGCGAGGAATACTGCGAGCGGCTGAAACTTCTCCGCAACTACGGCCAGAAGACAAGATATTTTCACGAGATCAAGGGGTTCAACAGTCGTCTTGATGAGCTCCAGGCCGCAATCCTGAGAGTTAAATTGA includes these proteins:
- a CDS encoding glycosyltransferase: MLKILQVVAYYVPAWGYGGPPKVMYGMAKALAKREHEVTVYTTDAHDGTRRVETRLRNLDSIKVVYHRNLSNSLAWKKKKFIPMGFPLSLMKNIENFDLVHIADTRTIPNFVAGYFARKTAVPYVISPFGGLLGGYGTKLKMFAKKKVDEYFTRPLFLGADKVLAQTQHEESVAVEFGIKREKVEQLPLGIDLDEFADIESRRNEFRERFGVSPEEKIVLFLGRIHEYKGLQLLVRAFATVSRSVKNARLVIAGRDDGYLTAIEDLVRDLGLASKTVVTGALYGDERIAAYVDADVFAITPYHYEETSLAALEACACGTPVVVTDQCSFPWLKEYEGGYVINYDVQELADCLTKVLSDQELRNRMGSNARRMIEQKFDWTRIAARLEEIYLEVLGENRVK
- a CDS encoding GDP-mannose 4,6-dehydratase; this encodes MKNAYNRKNVLITGGLGFIGSNLAIELVKLGARVTVVDVLWPEHGGNFFNIEPVKNDLQVNVSDVRDRQGMELLVKGKDHIFHLAGQCSHVLGQSDPYPDIEINIKGTTSLMEACKSFKRDAQIVYTSTRGVYGSCKTLPVNEETRPNPKGLYEISNLAAEHINLFYANTCGMHVVNLRLSNIYGERSQMKHSKFGVVNWFVRKALDSDKITLYGDGEILRDFLYVEDCVEAILLAGADERSFGNVFNVGSGTPHSFKELAAEIVEGSGSGSIEFAAFPEDRLKQEPGDFYPDISKARNILGWQPKTGLKEGLRRTIEYYKQHKKYYW
- a CDS encoding DegT/DnrJ/EryC1/StrS family aminotransferase, coding for MVPFLDLARQYDAIKEEIDQSIKRVLDSGWFVLGEEVLGLEREFAEYCGAKYAVGVGSGTEALHLALLACGVEFDDEVITVANTAVPTISAISFANAAPVLVDVRADTLLMDASLIEEKITDRTKVILPVHLYGQSADMDAILRIAGKHGLKVIEDACQAHGSLYRDRKAGTMGNLGCFSFYPSKNLGCYGDGGMVVTDSEEYCERLKLLRNYGQKTRYFHEIKGFNSRLDELQAAILRVKLRKLDGWNERRRVVAKTYHEGLSENTDCVLPVEQPETRGNHHLYVIRHPERDRLQEWLKKNGVATLVHYPVPVHLQEAYRDLGLREGDLPVTEAAAKRIVSLPIFPEILDSEVEEVVKRVNDF